One Keratinibaculum paraultunense genomic window carries:
- a CDS encoding GNAT family N-acetyltransferase has translation MFFNTTDLKNKEIYLHLYKTADENIEKGYVPAYYFKIMRSIDDIEIGQCDLRIGHNDNTKYGGNIGYEIYKSFRGNHYAGKVCKLLFLLAKKHKMKEIIITCSPENIASRKTCEYCGAELVGIIDVPQWHELYKSGRKKTCQYIIRLDK, from the coding sequence ATGTTTTTTAATACAACTGATTTGAAAAACAAAGAAATTTATTTACATTTATATAAAACTGCTGATGAAAATATAGAAAAGGGATATGTTCCTGCATATTATTTTAAAATTATGAGAAGTATAGATGATATTGAAATAGGGCAGTGTGATTTGAGGATTGGGCACAATGATAATACAAAATACGGTGGAAATATAGGATATGAAATATATAAATCTTTCAGGGGAAATCATTATGCCGGGAAGGTCTGTAAATTGTTATTTTTATTAGCAAAGAAACATAAAATGAAAGAGATTATTATTACATGTTCACCAGAAAATATTGCATCTAGAAAGACCTGTGAATATTGTGGAGCTGAGTTAGTTGGTATTATTGATGTGCCACAGTGGCATGAGCTTTATAAAAGTGGGCGAAAGAAAACTTGTCAATATATTATAAGATTAGATAAATAA
- a CDS encoding class I SAM-dependent methyltransferase — translation MLDDKGFDLWADGYEKSVQLNEEDNEYPFVGYKDVLGTIYNIVHRKEKAKILDIGFGTGVLTKKLYDDGYKIYGIDFSQRMIEIAKEKMPLAKLFQYDFFKGLPKELESIQFDYIISTYAMHHLEDEDKIKLINKLEEYISRDGRIIIGDVAFQTRELLEQCKAKYENYWDDEEIYFVFNELKEFFPKEDISFTTISHCAGIIQLRKLS, via the coding sequence ATGCTAGATGATAAAGGTTTTGATTTATGGGCAGATGGTTACGAAAAAAGTGTTCAGTTAAATGAGGAGGACAATGAATATCCATTTGTAGGATATAAAGATGTTTTAGGTACTATTTACAATATAGTTCATAGAAAAGAAAAAGCAAAAATATTAGATATTGGATTTGGTACAGGAGTATTGACGAAAAAACTATATGATGATGGATATAAAATATATGGTATTGATTTTTCACAAAGAATGATAGAAATAGCAAAAGAAAAAATGCCTTTAGCTAAACTATTTCAATATGATTTTTTTAAGGGTTTACCTAAAGAACTTGAAAGTATACAATTTGATTATATTATAAGTACCTACGCAATGCATCATTTGGAAGATGAAGATAAAATTAAATTGATTAATAAACTAGAAGAGTATATCTCAAGAGATGGTAGAATTATTATTGGAGATGTAGCTTTCCAAACAAGGGAATTGCTAGAGCAGTGTAAAGCAAAGTATGAAAATTATTGGGATGATGAAGAAATATATTTTGTATTTAATGAATTGAAAGAATTTTTTCCTAAAGAAGATATTAGTTTTACAACTATATCCCATTGTGCAGGAATTATTCAGCTTAGAAAATTGTCATAG
- a CDS encoding GNAT family N-acetyltransferase, with protein MRIQKDNIVIRSATIDDAIQLNKWWNDGRVMEHAGFPNGLMESLEDTMNNIRSWEGKLSQLCVIEIDGKLVGELSYRIKDDNVAYPGWKICDFSYQNQGYGPKIIRMLFEFLFTDEVINSKFPIEKIIWDTMLDNERAQYVYENKIGARKVGVRKGCWKDQNGQLRTAVDYELSKEDFFNAR; from the coding sequence ATGAGAATTCAAAAGGATAATATTGTAATTAGAAGTGCTACTATCGATGATGCTATTCAATTAAACAAGTGGTGGAATGATGGTAGGGTTATGGAACATGCAGGTTTTCCCAATGGTTTGATGGAATCTTTAGAAGATACTATGAATAATATCAGAAGCTGGGAAGGCAAATTAAGCCAGCTTTGTGTGATAGAAATTGATGGCAAACTTGTAGGGGAACTAAGTTATAGGATTAAAGATGATAATGTAGCATATCCTGGATGGAAAATATGTGATTTTAGTTACCAGAATCAAGGATATGGGCCTAAAATTATCAGAATGTTATTTGAATTCCTTTTTACAGATGAGGTCATAAATTCCAAATTTCCAATAGAGAAAATTATTTGGGATACAATGCTTGATAACGAAAGGGCTCAATATGTTTATGAAAATAAAATTGGGGCTCGGAAAGTTGGAGTAAGAAAAGGCTGTTGGAAAGACCAAAATGGTCAATTGAGAACTGCTGTTGACTATGAACTTAGTAAGGAGGACTTCTTTAATGCTAGATGA
- a CDS encoding retropepsin-like aspartic protease — translation MAKRFHLFFDTGASITAISESVANSIGALPSSDSIIVGGNTGRTEKVTKGTIPMLQIGNNTIKNISVITVPDNQLDFGFDKEGNKLSVNGFLGWNVINKFKWMINPLIFNFYISVRKIKIFLLLIFILYVANGGINK, via the coding sequence ATAGCGAAAAGATTCCACTTATTTTTTGATACAGGTGCTTCAATTACAGCAATTAGCGAATCAGTAGCTAATAGTATTGGAGCATTGCCTTCATCTGATTCGATAATAGTAGGAGGAAATACAGGAAGGACAGAAAAAGTTACTAAGGGTACAATACCTATGCTTCAAATTGGAAATAACACTATTAAAAATATAAGTGTAATTACTGTACCAGATAATCAATTAGATTTTGGCTTTGATAAAGAAGGAAATAAGCTATCAGTAAATGGCTTTCTTGGTTGGAATGTTATTAATAAATTTAAATGGATGATTAATCCTCTAATTTTCAACTTCTATATTTCAGTTAGAAAAATTAAAATATTCTTATTGCTTATTTTTATATTATATGTAGCAAATGGAGGTATAAATAAGTGA
- a CDS encoding DUF3784 domain-containing protein, with protein MCPGEYSRRMIKVIIEIIFVVFFILLGIIFSLGNGSFLIAGFNTIPKKD; from the coding sequence ATGTGTCCTGGTGAGTATAGTAGAAGGATGATAAAAGTGATTATTGAAATAATCTTTGTAGTATTTTTCATTTTATTAGGTATAATTTTTTCTTTAGGAAATGGTTCCTTTTTAATTGCTGGTTTTAATACTATCCCTAAAAAAGACTAA
- a CDS encoding type II toxin-antitoxin system VapC family toxin, which yields MGINNRETILLDTNCFIYYFEDNPNYADKLEKIFIEIQDGKNEAFMSIISFMEILVKPKKYNNVFLENRYKLILSNYPNLSIIDVDYKIADITSRLRANYNIKTPDAIILATGISMNVDYFITNDIKLKSVCSQENIETIAIENVGD from the coding sequence ATGGGAATAAACAATAGAGAAACTATATTACTGGATACTAATTGTTTTATATATTATTTTGAAGATAATCCTAATTATGCAGATAAATTGGAGAAAATTTTTATAGAGATACAAGATGGTAAAAATGAAGCTTTTATGTCAATAATATCTTTTATGGAAATACTAGTAAAACCTAAAAAATATAATAATGTCTTTTTAGAAAATAGGTATAAATTAATATTGTCCAATTATCCAAATCTATCAATTATTGATGTGGATTATAAAATTGCAGATATAACATCAAGGCTTAGGGCTAATTATAATATAAAAACTCCAGATGCGATAATTTTAGCTACAGGCATATCTATGAATGTTGATTATTTTATTACAAATGATATTAAATTAAAAAGTGTATGTAGTCAAGAGAATATAGAAACAATAGCTATAGAAAATGTAGGGGATTAA